Proteins from a genomic interval of Musa acuminata AAA Group cultivar baxijiao chromosome BXJ1-9, Cavendish_Baxijiao_AAA, whole genome shotgun sequence:
- the LOC135594382 gene encoding jacalin-related lectin 3-like, whose product MASNHIKTAAHARGGVPKCPCDNVSRWAMEPADKITGISIGAASCVNSIKITFDIDGTTRVTPRYGGPGGELFQFTLMQDEYLTSVSGYVKYDCSEFPCVSQLTFTTNLGKTYGPYGGGGGTFFEVNVEYDEIKGFFGQATTEYLTAFGVYVMLA is encoded by the exons ATG GCTTCAAACCATATCAAGACGGCCGCGCATGCCCGAGGGGGCGTCCCCAAATGTCCATGCGACAACGTGTCTCGTTGGGCCATGGAACCTGCAGACAAAATCACTGGCATCAGCATTGGCGCTGCTTCATGCGTAAACTCCATTAAGATAACCTTCGACATCGACGGAACCACTCGCGTAACTCCCAGATATGGAGGCCCCGGCGGTGAACTATTCCAG TTTACTCTCATGCAAGATGAATACCTCACCTCCGTTTCTGGGTATGTCAAATACGACTGTTCTGAATTTCCATGTGTGTCTCAGCTCACGTTTACCACCAATCTTGGAAAGACATACGGTCCATATGGAGGTGGGGGTGGAACCTTTTTTGAAGTCAACGTAGAATATGACGAGATTAAGGGTTTCTTTGGACAAGCAACTACAGAGTATCTCACTGCATTTGGAGTCTACGTGATGCTGGCTTAG
- the LOC135593786 gene encoding ylmG homolog protein 1-2, chloroplastic-like, with product MASAVSTAAFPCPNPTLFLRHRPSPPPSLLRLPHRSPRPGDLRLRARATVTPRSPSLLSDSTRTLSSLLALALSASKAVLSCVRRLAERAAAAAAPSPDELAELRSIQGNLAWAAGPLFFAARRMKRPSGYLNTPLTVVAAGMAKWLDIYSGVLMVRVLLSWFPNIPWDRQPLSAIRDLCDPYLNLFRNIIPPVFDTLDVSPLLAFAVLGTLGSILNNSRGTY from the coding sequence ATGGCCTCCGCCGTCTCCACCGCCGCCTTCCCATGCCCTAACCCTACCCTCTTCCTCCGCCACCGGCCCTCTCCACCGCCTTCTCTGCTCCGCCTCCCCCACCGCTCTCCGCGCCCTGGAGACCTCCGTCTCCGCGCTCGTGCCACCGTCACCCCCCGTTCGCCCTCCCTCCTATCCGACTCCACCCGGACACTCTCCTCCCTCCTCGCCCTCGCCCTCTCCGCCTCCAAGGCCGTCCTCTCCTGTGTCCGTCGCCTCGCCGAGCGCGCCGCCGCGGCGGCCGCACCCTCCCCGGACGAGCTCGCCGAGCTCCGCTCCATCCAAGGCAACCTGGCCTGGGCGGCCGGGCCCCTCTTCTTCGCCGCGCGCCGGATGAAGCGGCCGTCGGGATACCTCAACACCCCGCTCACCGTAGTCGCGGCGGGGATGGCGAAATGGTTGGACATCTACAGCGGAGTGTTGATGGTGAGGGTACTGCTGAGCTGGTTCCCCAACATCCCTTGGGATCGCCAGCCTCTGTCGGCGATCCGGGACCTGTGCGACCCGTACCTCAACCTCTTCAGGAACATCATCCCGCCGGTCTTTGATACCCTCGATGTCAGCCCCCTTCTGGCTTTCGCTGTCTTGGGGACTCTTGGATCGATCTTGAACAACAGCCGGGGAACGTATTGA
- the LOC135594381 gene encoding jacalin-related lectin 3-like — protein sequence MASNQIKTAAHARGGVPKRPCGNESRWAMEPADKITGISIGAASCINSIKITFDIDGTPRVTPRYGGPGGELFQFSLMQDEYLTSVSGYVKHDCSEFPCVSQLTFTTNLGKTYGPYGGGGGTFFEVNVEYDEIKGFFGQATTEYLTAFGVYVMLA from the exons ATG GCTTCCAACCAGATCAAGACGGCCGCGCATGCCCGAGGGGGCGTCCCCAAACGTCCATGCGGCAACGAGTCTCGTTGGGCCATGGAACCTGCAGACAAAATCACAGGCATCAGCATTGGCGCTGCttcatgcataaactccattaagataaccttcgacatcgacggaacccctcgcgtaactcccagatatggaggccccggcggtgaactattccag TTTAGTCTCATGCAAGATGAATACCTCACCTCCGTTTCTGGGTATGTCAAACACGACTGTTCTGAATTTCCATGTGTATCTCAACTCACGTTTACCACCAATCTTGGAAAGACATACGGTCCATATGGAGGTGGGGGTGGAACCTTTTTTGAAGTCAACGTAGAATATGACGAGATTAAGGGCTTCTTTGGACAAGCAACTACAGAGTATCTCACTGCATTTGGAGTCTACGTGATGCTGGCTTAG